In one Dermacentor albipictus isolate Rhodes 1998 colony chromosome 4, USDA_Dalb.pri_finalv2, whole genome shotgun sequence genomic region, the following are encoded:
- the LOC135910070 gene encoding small ribosomal subunit protein eS19-like, which yields MPSVGVKDVDQQAFVRALSAFLKKSGKLKVPDWVDVVKTAIYKELAPYDEDWFYTRCASVARHLYMRSPSGVKSMRKIYGGRYRRGVRPSHFCPASASVARKALQALEQLKLVEQDPSGGRKLTSQGRKDLDRIAAQIKMKTSASASAK from the exons ATGCCGTCTGTCGGAGTCAAAGACGTTGACCAGCAAGCGTTTGTGCGGGCTTTGTCCGCCTTCCTCAAAAA GTCTGGCAAGCTTAAGGTTCCAGACTGGGTCGATGTCGTGAAGACCGCCATCTACAAGGAGCTGGCCCCATATGACGAGGACTGGTTCTACACACGATGCG CATCTGTAGCGCGGCACCTGTACATGCGGTCTCCATCTGGTGTCAAGTCCATGCGCAAGATCTATGGTGGCCGATACCGCCGGGGCGTTCGCCCATCCCACTTCTGCCCTGCCTCTGCCAGTGTGGCACGCAAGGCCCTTCAAGCCCTGGAACAGCTGAAGCTGGTTGAGCAGGACCCTAGCGG TGGCCGCAAGCTGACCAGCCAAGGCAGGAAAGATTTGGATCGGATTGCTGCCCAAATCAAGATGAAGACTTCTGCGTCTGCATCTGCCAAGTAG